The following proteins come from a genomic window of Megalops cyprinoides isolate fMegCyp1 chromosome 6, fMegCyp1.pri, whole genome shotgun sequence:
- the LOC118778900 gene encoding general transcription factor IIF subunit 1-like: MEEAQGEEEEEEEEEERKESEEENETSLPIPNQRLPRPRQDRDSEGSEGDRGAETAPFSFLMSLDADPAESESGASLSEASVSGASVSGLSLTEASALTGWHTLATPAQPRSPPLPGPWLKPSPQKLSQVFEGNGLKGRGGGL, encoded by the exons atGGAAGAGGC ACAAGGAG aggaggaggaggaggaggaagaggaagaaaggaaggagagcgaggaggagaATGAGACCAGCCTTCCCATACCCAACCAGAGGCTACCCAGGCCCAGGCAGGACAGAGACAGCGAGGGGAGCGAAGGGGACAGGGGTGCAGAGACAGCCCCCTTCTCTTTCCTCATGTCTCTGGACGCCGATCCGGCGGAGTCCGAGTCAGGGGCCAGTCTCTCCGAGGCTAGCGTTTCAGGGGCCAGCGTCTCAGGGCTGTCCCTCACAGAGGCCTCGGCCCTGACAGGCTGGCACACCCTGGCAACCCCAGCGCAGCCCCGGAGCCCGCCTCTTCCTGGCCCCTGGCTCAAACCCAGCCCACAGAAACTGAGTCAGGTCTTTGAGGGGAACGGACTGAAGGGGCGAGGAGGAGGGCTGTGA